A single genomic interval of uncultured Sphaerochaeta sp. harbors:
- a CDS encoding ABC transporter permease — translation MKRLMQMFLRRLGSLLATLVVMSFIIFLLVEIMPGDVAQMILGQSATEEAVASLREARGLNDPLLERYGRWIKGVAVGDLGESIYMKGVSINSILWRKVGHSVILAMTAFIIFVPLSIFFGVLAGVKEKKPTDSIISFFGLATMALPEFVSGVILITVFAVQLDWFPIVSVIPIGESIWQNLNIVILPALSITFVMFGYISRMQRSSMITVMNSDYIRAATLKGMPRKYVIFRHALKNAMLPTITIIGMNMGWLFGGLVVVETLFGFPGMGSLLMTGIKTRDVPLIEACVLLITVIYSLSTMITDIMYSYLNPRIRYQGGQK, via the coding sequence ATGAAGAGATTGATGCAAATGTTTCTTCGTCGTCTGGGGTCGCTACTTGCGACCCTGGTCGTCATGTCGTTCATCATCTTTTTGCTTGTTGAAATCATGCCAGGTGATGTCGCACAGATGATTCTGGGCCAGAGTGCTACAGAGGAGGCCGTAGCTTCCCTTCGTGAGGCAAGGGGGCTCAATGATCCCTTGCTGGAACGCTATGGAAGATGGATCAAAGGTGTCGCGGTCGGTGATTTAGGTGAATCCATTTATATGAAGGGTGTTTCGATCAATTCCATACTTTGGAGGAAGGTCGGCCATTCAGTAATATTAGCTATGACTGCCTTCATCATTTTTGTTCCACTATCTATCTTCTTTGGGGTATTGGCCGGGGTAAAAGAGAAAAAACCGACAGACTCCATCATTTCTTTCTTTGGTTTGGCGACGATGGCCCTCCCTGAGTTTGTTTCCGGTGTTATTCTTATTACCGTCTTTGCTGTTCAGTTGGACTGGTTTCCCATTGTCAGCGTCATTCCCATCGGGGAAAGCATTTGGCAGAACCTGAACATTGTAATTCTCCCTGCATTATCCATTACGTTTGTTATGTTTGGATATATCTCGAGAATGCAACGTTCTTCCATGATCACCGTAATGAATTCTGACTACATCAGGGCAGCTACCTTGAAAGGTATGCCGCGCAAGTATGTCATTTTCCGACACGCATTGAAAAATGCAATGCTTCCCACCATTACCATTATTGGTATGAATATGGGTTGGTTGTTTGGTGGTCTTGTCGTAGTTGAGACACTCTTTGGATTCCCAGGGATGGGCTCATTGTTGATGACAGGAATCAAGACACGCGATGTGCCGCTTATTGAGGCCTGTGTACTCTTGATAACCGTCATCTACTCACTCTCTACGATGATTACCGACATTATGTATAGCTATCTCAACCCGAGGATCAGATACCAAGGAGGCCAGAAATGA
- a CDS encoding dipeptide ABC transporter ATP-binding protein: MNDNILEIENLHVRFSTFDGTFSAVNNVSLNLGYNESIGIIGESGCGKSTLSFTVMRYLASNAEVEGAVRFKGDNLLEKSEKEMESVRGNRIAMVFQNPYSSLNPSLTIGFQLDEVGMHHQKLNKAQARKATIEALEMMNLGDPKSIVRRYPHQVSGGIQQRICIAMALLCKPDLMILDEPTTALDVTTEAVILDSIAELRDKLNMSMMYISHDIGVINKVAENIVVMYSGEIVESGPKQQIFENPVHPYTRALINCMPRGGVVKEKTKLNTIPGYVRKRGANEGGCPFADRCDKKNDTCISEYGTKKIGENHYAACDRAYAEDIPDTIHVRLTPTPRKDDPDFDSERDLLKVENLHKSYGSRRKVYAVNGIEFSVKPHSILGIVGESGCGKSTTGHMVSGLFPPSKGRILFGDTDISIGWNKRDKETLKNIQLIFQNPGRSLNPSHTVEKIIGRTMQKLANINDPNERREKIIDILRKVDLGKEYLEKKPRQLSGGEQQRVAIARSLSISPNLIVCDEPTSALDVSVQASVLNLLNDLQVDTHVAYVFISHDLNVINYLSDYIMVMYAGKIAEYGKRDEVMENSHHPYTEALLSSVPEVDPTKQKEIIELEGMLPDPAKKVKGCPFAGRCHKQVGEICEKEYPPMVRLSEDHYYFCHIKP, from the coding sequence ATGAACGATAATATTTTAGAAATTGAAAACCTCCATGTACGATTCAGCACCTTTGATGGAACCTTCTCGGCGGTCAATAATGTATCCCTGAATCTGGGATACAATGAATCGATCGGTATCATCGGTGAATCAGGTTGTGGTAAGAGTACGCTTTCGTTCACGGTCATGCGCTATCTTGCCAGTAATGCAGAAGTTGAGGGAGCCGTCCGTTTCAAGGGTGATAATTTGCTTGAGAAATCGGAAAAAGAGATGGAATCGGTGCGTGGTAATAGAATTGCCATGGTATTCCAGAACCCATACTCCTCTCTCAATCCATCCCTTACCATAGGATTTCAGCTGGATGAGGTGGGGATGCACCACCAGAAACTGAACAAGGCACAGGCAAGGAAAGCAACGATTGAAGCCTTGGAGATGATGAATCTCGGGGATCCAAAGAGCATTGTAAGAAGGTATCCTCATCAGGTCAGTGGAGGTATCCAGCAAAGGATCTGTATTGCGATGGCATTGCTCTGCAAGCCGGACCTTATGATACTTGATGAACCGACGACCGCCTTGGATGTTACCACAGAGGCTGTCATCCTAGATTCCATTGCAGAACTCAGGGATAAGTTGAACATGTCAATGATGTACATCTCACACGATATTGGTGTTATCAATAAAGTTGCGGAGAACATCGTGGTTATGTACAGCGGAGAGATTGTTGAGAGTGGTCCCAAACAACAAATCTTTGAGAATCCCGTACATCCATACACCCGTGCCTTGATCAACTGTATGCCCCGTGGTGGTGTTGTGAAAGAGAAGACAAAACTGAATACCATCCCAGGCTATGTAAGGAAACGTGGTGCGAATGAAGGCGGTTGTCCGTTCGCTGACCGATGTGACAAGAAAAATGATACTTGTATCAGTGAATATGGAACCAAGAAAATTGGTGAAAATCATTATGCGGCATGTGACCGTGCATATGCAGAGGATATCCCTGATACAATCCATGTGCGTCTTACACCGACTCCACGTAAGGATGATCCTGATTTTGACAGTGAACGAGATCTGCTGAAGGTTGAGAACCTACATAAGAGTTATGGCAGCAGACGAAAAGTATATGCGGTAAATGGCATTGAGTTTTCAGTCAAGCCTCATTCAATTCTTGGAATAGTGGGTGAGTCAGGGTGTGGTAAATCTACTACCGGACATATGGTCAGTGGTTTGTTCCCGCCATCCAAGGGTAGGATTCTCTTTGGTGATACCGATATTTCCATTGGTTGGAACAAGCGGGACAAAGAGACGCTGAAGAACATTCAGCTTATCTTCCAGAATCCTGGTCGAAGTCTTAACCCATCCCATACTGTCGAGAAGATCATTGGTCGAACCATGCAGAAGCTTGCAAACATCAATGATCCGAATGAACGGCGTGAGAAGATCATCGATATTCTCAGGAAGGTTGACTTGGGGAAGGAATATTTGGAGAAGAAACCCCGTCAGCTCAGTGGAGGAGAGCAACAGCGAGTGGCAATTGCCCGCTCACTGTCCATCTCTCCAAACCTGATCGTCTGTGACGAGCCAACCAGTGCTCTAGATGTCTCTGTCCAGGCATCGGTACTCAACCTACTCAATGACCTACAGGTGGATACGCATGTTGCTTACGTGTTCATCTCCCATGACCTGAATGTCATCAACTACCTCAGTGATTACATCATGGTCATGTATGCAGGAAAGATTGCTGAGTATGGTAAGCGGGATGAGGTGATGGAAAACTCCCACCACCCCTATACCGAGGCACTGCTCTCATCGGTTCCTGAGGTAGACCCGACCAAGCAGAAGGAGATTATTGAGCTGGAAGGAATGCTTCCAGACCCTGCCAAGAAGGTAAAGGGGTGTCCATTTGCCGGTCGATGTCACAAGCAGGTAGGTGAGATTTGCGAGAAGGAGTATCCCCCCATGGTGCGCCTCTCCGAGGATCACTACTACTTCTGCCACATCAAGCCGTAG
- a CDS encoding DsrE family protein: MSSILMIFNHASYDGSDVTWSALRLAGQLQVNGHTVRIFLMNDSVDLARDSNKKPIEYDQDLSQMLRDLIAKGVQVRVCGTCMARCGTHKNEPYFAGAEKSTMAALGEWTADSDKVLTF; this comes from the coding sequence ATGAGTAGTATACTCATGATTTTCAATCATGCTTCCTATGATGGGAGCGATGTAACGTGGAGTGCCCTTCGTCTTGCTGGACAACTGCAGGTTAATGGCCATACAGTTCGAATCTTCCTGATGAATGATTCTGTCGATCTTGCCCGTGATTCAAACAAGAAGCCAATCGAGTATGACCAGGACCTATCGCAGATGCTTCGTGACCTGATCGCAAAGGGCGTTCAGGTACGGGTTTGTGGAACTTGTATGGCTCGTTGTGGTACCCATAAGAATGAACCATACTTTGCCGGCGCTGAGAAGTCCACCATGGCAGCCCTTGGAGAGTGGACTGCCGACAGCGACAAGGTACTCACGTTCTAA
- a CDS encoding ABC transporter substrate-binding protein, with translation MRRTLLLVLLLAIPMMVFAGGDAEKAAPVKQIRVADQVPGLITPGVWDGQVFSMNSSIYEYLMEINAETGELDPVLATSWETDAGKVWTFKLREGVKFHNGSDFTAEDVKFTLERTQDPDLGHLKKSDFEVMESVRVVDDYTVEVTLKEPRPTFVYQMTDYSMAILSSEYDYDSYGETKPMGTGPFMMSQLVPKESALLEKNPNYWAEGLPKVDQIAIYFVGDIDASISMLESDRVDVVPFITPEIKQRLDGVDGISVISPYQEQRFISMRVDEAPFDDNRVRLAFKYAMDPEVIARSTAKMELGNGVYYNETPIMNALAEYKEIPLRERNIAKAKELLADAGYPNGLSTELYYASDHPFGKELSQTVKELAAEAGFDIELKGYTRDVYLSQYWLNVPISLTGWGGRIDPSMLLGLAFKGGGPWNESHLDAPALNDLIEKISGEADPDQRMSYYHELQEWFYDNGPLINVQVPYLVAINDSVVGYRQPITMLPQYKYMDIL, from the coding sequence ATGCGACGTACATTATTACTAGTACTTTTGCTTGCGATACCCATGATGGTATTTGCAGGAGGAGACGCTGAGAAAGCAGCTCCTGTTAAACAGATTCGTGTGGCAGACCAAGTTCCTGGATTGATTACCCCGGGTGTTTGGGATGGTCAGGTATTCTCCATGAACTCATCCATCTATGAGTATCTGATGGAGATCAATGCAGAAACCGGTGAACTTGATCCTGTGCTTGCTACAAGCTGGGAAACCGACGCTGGTAAGGTATGGACCTTCAAGCTGAGAGAGGGTGTCAAGTTCCACAATGGTTCTGATTTTACCGCTGAGGATGTAAAATTCACACTCGAAAGAACTCAGGATCCTGATCTTGGACACTTGAAGAAGTCTGACTTCGAGGTCATGGAATCTGTACGTGTAGTTGATGATTACACGGTTGAGGTAACGCTCAAAGAACCTCGCCCAACATTTGTATATCAGATGACCGACTACAGTATGGCAATCCTCTCCAGCGAGTATGACTATGACTCCTATGGTGAAACCAAGCCAATGGGCACCGGTCCATTCATGATGAGTCAGTTGGTTCCCAAGGAATCAGCACTGCTTGAGAAGAATCCTAACTATTGGGCAGAAGGACTTCCAAAGGTTGACCAGATCGCCATTTACTTTGTAGGCGATATTGATGCCAGTATCTCCATGCTTGAATCTGATCGTGTAGATGTAGTTCCCTTCATCACCCCTGAGATCAAGCAGCGTCTTGATGGTGTTGATGGCATTTCCGTTATCTCTCCCTATCAGGAACAGAGATTTATCTCCATGCGCGTAGATGAGGCTCCTTTTGATGACAACCGTGTTCGATTGGCTTTCAAGTATGCCATGGACCCTGAGGTAATTGCCCGCAGTACCGCCAAAATGGAATTGGGCAATGGTGTCTACTATAATGAGACCCCGATCATGAATGCCTTGGCTGAGTACAAAGAGATTCCCTTGCGTGAGAGAAACATTGCAAAGGCAAAGGAATTGCTTGCAGATGCTGGCTATCCTAATGGCTTGAGCACTGAACTCTACTACGCTTCTGACCACCCATTTGGTAAGGAGCTTAGCCAGACGGTCAAGGAATTGGCTGCTGAGGCTGGATTCGATATTGAGCTGAAGGGATATACCCGTGACGTCTACCTCTCACAGTACTGGTTGAATGTTCCCATCTCCCTCACCGGTTGGGGTGGTCGTATTGACCCATCCATGTTGCTCGGACTTGCCTTCAAGGGCGGTGGTCCTTGGAATGAGTCCCATCTGGATGCACCTGCTCTCAACGATCTAATCGAAAAGATTTCCGGTGAGGCAGATCCTGATCAGCGCATGAGCTACTACCATGAGCTACAGGAATGGTTCTATGATAATGGTCCTCTGATCAATGTACAGGTTCCGTATCTGGTGGCGATCAATGACAGTGTTGTTGGTTACCGGCAGCCGATTACCATGCTTCCACAATATAAGTACATGGATATTCTATGA
- a CDS encoding ABC transporter permease, whose amino-acid sequence MKYFFYQLKKSPLAMVGIAIILFWLIAAAVGPSMIPFTHTAMDSENQMASPGEYGHVLGTDGLGRDILARIVYGSRSILTVALLTSIFSTLVGILLGFSAGYFGGKLDTAFLRAMDILMAIPPLVLSMVILGILGDSSIASLTIIVSIAFVPATARVSRGVLLTEKSQEYVSAARIRGENHLYIMFVEILPNTMGPIIVEATARFAYSIMMVASLGFLGVGLQPPTPDWGMMVIENKPIIAQAPWAVLFPALAIASLVIAISIFSDFVSKVLIHER is encoded by the coding sequence ATGAAGTATTTCTTCTATCAATTGAAAAAAAGTCCATTGGCCATGGTTGGTATTGCAATTATCTTGTTCTGGTTGATAGCCGCTGCAGTAGGCCCCTCCATGATTCCCTTCACGCATACTGCGATGGATTCTGAGAATCAGATGGCCTCCCCTGGTGAATATGGTCATGTGTTGGGCACCGATGGGCTTGGCCGGGATATTCTTGCGAGAATTGTCTATGGCAGTCGATCAATCCTTACCGTAGCACTACTGACCTCCATATTTTCCACATTGGTGGGTATCTTACTTGGTTTTTCAGCAGGGTACTTTGGAGGGAAGCTTGATACCGCGTTCCTTCGTGCAATGGATATTCTTATGGCCATTCCTCCCTTGGTATTGTCCATGGTTATCCTTGGTATTCTTGGAGACTCCAGTATTGCGAGCTTGACAATCATTGTATCCATTGCGTTCGTACCTGCTACGGCACGTGTCTCCCGTGGAGTGCTTTTGACGGAAAAGAGCCAAGAGTATGTCTCTGCTGCTCGTATTCGTGGTGAGAACCATCTGTACATCATGTTTGTTGAGATACTTCCCAATACCATGGGACCCATCATCGTTGAAGCGACTGCACGATTTGCGTATTCAATTATGATGGTTGCCTCCCTCGGGTTTTTGGGAGTTGGATTGCAGCCTCCCACCCCTGACTGGGGTATGATGGTTATCGAGAACAAGCCGATCATTGCACAAGCGCCTTGGGCGGTCCTGTTTCCAGCCTTGGCTATCGCTTCCTTAGTGATTGCCATCTCTATTTTCTCTGACTTTGTCAGTAAGGTATTGATACATGAACGATAA
- a CDS encoding NUDIX hydrolase, producing MHLPYHGAGIIFWTISETGEVSFLMGKRSMPPQNHKWSFPGGTWERARDGHDTKGKISYKETAIRECQEEVGLDVPSPEKLFPLWSLDMPGFHYRVYTYRLHKQVTPPYISEFSQARWITFSTVPSPTVTFVRTQILRLKQHVKQSKH from the coding sequence ATGCATCTACCGTACCACGGGGCTGGAATCATATTTTGGACAATCAGCGAAACAGGTGAAGTCTCCTTCCTGATGGGAAAACGTTCCATGCCGCCTCAAAACCATAAGTGGTCTTTTCCTGGGGGAACATGGGAGAGAGCAAGAGATGGGCATGATACCAAAGGAAAGATTTCCTACAAAGAGACAGCAATAAGGGAGTGCCAGGAGGAAGTGGGACTGGATGTCCCATCCCCAGAAAAACTGTTCCCTCTCTGGTCTCTTGATATGCCAGGTTTTCACTACCGAGTCTATACATACCGTCTCCATAAACAGGTAACACCACCCTACATCTCTGAATTCTCTCAGGCGAGATGGATTACCTTCTCAACTGTTCCCTCTCCTACGGTAACCTTCGTACGGACACAGATCCTTAGGCTGAAACAGCATGTAAAGCAATCAAAACACTAG
- a CDS encoding deoxyribodipyrimidine photo-lyase: MMVDEQRIRKLNTKPTLHEKPYVVYWMQASGRVYQNEALSFAIETANSLKKPLVVYFGITPHFAGASARHYRFMLEGIREVEKELQKRSIPLLVSSFGVVEGLEKLQSSIACLIVDRAYTTIERSWRKEVSSFLACTVYEVEANVVVPVEAVSDKEEYSAATLRRKIEPMISYFAQEIQITEIMVKSQSLDFPFESADLENIPLLLESLGIEQKGSSILPLQGGSTAALTKLDDFIEHTLVGYDTKRNDPAQNHSSGLSAYLHFGQISPVTIYHAVKDLDISDVPAFLEQLIVRRELAYNFVAFNPFYDQYEGLPSWARKSLEAHEADPRPVTYRYEELERGETHDPYWNAAQKELVLLGRMHNYLRMYWGKKILEWSPTPKQGFSWALKLNNTYQADGRDPNGYAGVAWCFGKHDRPWVERPIFGNIRYMNDKGLDRKFNMKAYLQRIEKETSI; the protein is encoded by the coding sequence ATGATGGTTGATGAACAGCGAATCAGGAAACTCAATACCAAGCCAACACTGCATGAAAAGCCGTATGTTGTGTATTGGATGCAGGCATCCGGGAGGGTGTATCAGAATGAAGCACTCTCGTTTGCAATAGAGACAGCAAATTCCCTTAAGAAGCCTTTGGTTGTCTATTTTGGAATCACTCCACATTTTGCAGGAGCCTCAGCCCGTCACTACCGCTTCATGCTGGAAGGTATTCGGGAGGTGGAGAAGGAATTGCAGAAGCGTTCCATACCCTTGCTTGTCTCTTCTTTTGGGGTAGTGGAAGGTTTGGAAAAGCTTCAATCAAGTATTGCCTGTCTTATAGTCGACAGGGCATACACCACCATTGAACGTTCTTGGAGAAAGGAGGTTTCCTCGTTTCTTGCATGTACCGTCTATGAGGTTGAAGCGAATGTAGTGGTGCCCGTTGAGGCGGTGAGTGATAAGGAAGAATACTCTGCAGCTACCCTGAGAAGAAAAATTGAACCCATGATCTCCTACTTTGCACAGGAGATCCAGATCACAGAGATCATGGTGAAAAGCCAATCCCTTGATTTCCCCTTTGAATCAGCTGATCTTGAAAACATCCCATTGCTTCTTGAATCCCTGGGGATTGAGCAGAAGGGTAGTTCAATTTTGCCTTTACAGGGGGGCAGTACTGCAGCGCTCACTAAACTGGATGACTTCATCGAACATACCTTGGTAGGCTATGATACAAAACGCAATGATCCTGCACAGAACCACAGTAGTGGTCTCAGTGCGTATCTTCATTTTGGACAGATCAGCCCAGTTACCATCTACCACGCGGTTAAGGATCTGGATATCAGTGATGTACCGGCATTCCTGGAGCAGTTGATCGTCAGGCGTGAACTTGCCTATAACTTTGTTGCTTTCAACCCATTCTATGATCAGTACGAGGGGCTTCCATCCTGGGCGAGGAAGAGCCTAGAGGCGCATGAGGCCGACCCAAGACCTGTTACCTACCGCTATGAAGAGTTGGAAAGGGGAGAGACCCATGACCCCTACTGGAATGCAGCACAGAAGGAGTTGGTTCTATTGGGTCGAATGCACAACTACCTGAGGATGTACTGGGGGAAAAAAATCCTGGAGTGGAGCCCGACTCCCAAGCAGGGATTTTCCTGGGCACTGAAACTCAATAATACCTACCAGGCAGATGGACGTGATCCAAATGGGTATGCCGGTGTTGCCTGGTGTTTCGGCAAGCATGACCGTCCATGGGTGGAGAGACCCATATTCGGAAATATCCGTTACATGAATGACAAGGGGCTGGATCGAAAATTCAACATGAAAGCCTATCTCCAACGTATTGAAAAAGAAACATCCATCTAG
- a CDS encoding thiamine pyrophosphate-binding protein, whose translation MAKQLKTGAEIIARSLEDLGVQYIFGYTGAAILPVMDELAKSSIKIVVNANEQCAAFSAAGYSRSSEQVGIAIVTSGPAITNALTAVADSYADSIPLVVIAGQVPEHKLGTDSFQHIDVASVFGPTAKKVYSVKALNNLEHVIKDAYFLAQSGKRGPVVIDLPMNLQQKAAGYEALPLAQFSTIYDQDVHLSSSQCKQFFDLLKQADHPLLYLGGGLNSERGSEAIRRFNARFSIPSVNTLMAKGVVNEREDINLGMLGMFGTPAANKIIQENDLFLAIGVRWDDRVAEKVGFAIQAKIAFIDIHADKVQQIRGERRPVFSFIGDAATILHDLCDWADTHDLRLTIDTWREHAAALKRRWPLAYNTGADIIQMAEVLRTLDTLIDESTIITTGVGNHQLFSAQYIRCQRPRSFLTCGAFGTMGSGMPLAVGAVHANEDKQVIVVDGDGSFRMNMGELFTIGTNCLPIKILLLNNHADGMVYNLEDAAYEGRHSATCRNEDVNFAKMADLCGFSYSKRIEQKEEIEPALKEWMESAGPCLLEVITDRKEVLYPVVRPGASYADMDLGPFIQEKEIK comes from the coding sequence ATGGCTAAACAACTCAAAACCGGAGCAGAGATTATTGCTCGAAGCCTTGAGGATCTGGGTGTACAGTATATCTTTGGATATACAGGAGCGGCAATTCTACCGGTCATGGATGAGCTGGCGAAGAGCTCAATCAAGATTGTCGTGAATGCCAATGAGCAGTGTGCAGCCTTCAGTGCTGCAGGATACTCCAGAAGCAGTGAACAGGTTGGGATTGCTATTGTAACCAGCGGCCCGGCCATCACCAATGCACTGACAGCAGTGGCTGACAGCTACGCTGACAGCATTCCCTTGGTGGTAATCGCTGGACAGGTACCGGAGCACAAGCTTGGAACCGACTCATTCCAGCATATTGATGTTGCCTCAGTTTTTGGCCCAACAGCCAAGAAGGTGTATTCAGTTAAGGCCTTGAACAACCTTGAACATGTAATCAAGGATGCATACTTTCTGGCACAATCAGGGAAACGCGGACCAGTAGTCATAGACCTTCCCATGAACCTGCAACAGAAAGCAGCCGGGTATGAAGCACTCCCCCTTGCACAGTTCAGCACCATTTATGATCAGGATGTCCATCTCTCCTCCTCACAATGCAAACAATTTTTCGACCTGCTCAAGCAGGCAGACCATCCACTCCTGTATTTGGGTGGAGGGCTTAACAGTGAACGTGGCAGTGAAGCCATCAGACGTTTCAATGCAAGGTTTTCAATCCCATCAGTAAATACCTTGATGGCAAAAGGGGTGGTGAATGAACGTGAGGATATAAATCTTGGGATGCTCGGTATGTTCGGCACACCTGCCGCCAACAAGATCATCCAGGAGAACGACCTCTTTCTCGCCATTGGAGTCCGCTGGGATGACCGTGTTGCTGAAAAGGTAGGGTTTGCCATTCAGGCAAAAATTGCGTTCATCGATATTCACGCCGACAAGGTGCAACAGATTCGAGGAGAAAGGCGACCTGTGTTCTCTTTCATTGGAGATGCTGCAACCATTCTTCATGACCTCTGCGATTGGGCTGATACCCATGACCTCAGGCTCACCATTGATACGTGGAGAGAGCATGCAGCAGCACTGAAGCGACGTTGGCCGCTCGCATACAATACTGGGGCTGACATCATTCAGATGGCAGAGGTCTTACGTACCTTGGATACGCTTATCGACGAATCCACCATCATCACCACAGGGGTGGGCAATCATCAGCTGTTCTCTGCTCAGTACATTCGATGCCAAAGGCCACGTTCTTTTCTCACCTGTGGTGCCTTTGGGACCATGGGAAGTGGAATGCCCCTTGCTGTTGGAGCAGTACACGCCAATGAAGACAAACAGGTAATCGTAGTGGACGGGGACGGAAGTTTCAGGATGAATATGGGTGAGCTCTTCACGATAGGAACCAACTGCCTTCCCATCAAGATACTCCTCCTGAACAACCACGCTGATGGGATGGTCTACAATCTTGAGGATGCTGCATATGAAGGTCGTCACTCTGCTACCTGTAGGAATGAAGATGTTAATTTTGCGAAGATGGCAGACCTGTGCGGTTTCTCCTATAGCAAAAGGATTGAACAGAAAGAAGAGATAGAGCCAGCGCTCAAAGAGTGGATGGAGAGTGCTGGACCATGCTTGCTTGAGGTGATTACCGACCGTAAGGAAGTATTGTACCCCGTCGTACGACCTGGTGCTTCCTATGCAGATATGGACCTTGGGCCATTTATACAGGAAAAGGAAATAAAATGA